A window of the Mesoplasma florum L1 genome harbors these coding sequences:
- the uvrA gene encoding excinuclease ABC subunit UvrA, with the protein MENKIVIKGARENNLKNVDLEIPKNKLVVFTGLSGSGKSSLAFATIYAEGRRRYIESLSAYARQFLGGNEKPDVDSIEGLSPAISIDQKTTSHNPRSTVGTVTEIYDYLRLLYARVGTPYCINGHGQIHAATIKEIINNIKSTTEDNEQVYVLSPVVRDKKGTHKDLLAKLLGEGFIRVSINGEIKMLEEEIILDKNQRHNIDIVVDRLIYHNDDEVHSRLFSAIEIALQYSNSLVKIKYPETENKEDNLFSNSYSCNVCGFNIPELEPRLFSFNAPLGACGDCDGLGVRLVSDPELIIPDKSLSINQGGVVYFKNFLNTDNLEWQKFKILCDYYYIDMNLPIDQLTNKQIKAILRGSEEQIEIKLLSSSGRRYDSYDFVEGVADLIQRRYFETKSEEIRKWYTKFMSSSVCQSCDGARLNPTALSIKIADKNIFDFTKMSIQDELEFILNVELTQTQAQIANLVLTEITNRISFLNEVGLGYLDLARTATTLSGGEAQRIRLAKQIGSQLTGILYVLDEPSIGLHQRDNDKLIKTLKHLRDLGNTLIVVEHDEDTMKTADWIVDVGPQAGEHGGQITFSGTYDEILKSDTITGRYLSGKESIPVPKKRRSGNGQKIDIVGARENNLKNVNVSIPLNKFIAITGVSGSGKSTLLEDIIYKGIRKNLARETIVTGKFSKMNGLENIDKVIFISQEPIGKTPRSNPATYTGVFDDIRDLFTNLPEAKIRGYKKGRFSFNVPGGRCEHCFGDGVITISMQFMPSVEVVCEICEGKRYNDETLQVKFKEKTIADVLNMTVETAAAFFENIPSIKDKLDTILEVGLGYIRLGQSATTLSGGEAQRIKLSTYLLKKQTGKTMFLLDEPTTGLHIDDVKRLVHVLNKLVDLGNTVVAIEHNLDFIKVADHVIDLGPEGGIGGGLIVAAGTPEQVADTKGSYTGTYLKEYLYNDFSR; encoded by the coding sequence ATGGAAAATAAAATAGTAATAAAAGGTGCAAGAGAAAACAATTTAAAAAACGTTGACTTAGAAATACCAAAAAATAAGCTAGTTGTTTTTACTGGATTAAGTGGTAGTGGTAAATCATCATTAGCTTTTGCAACAATTTATGCTGAAGGTAGAAGAAGATATATTGAATCTCTTTCAGCATATGCAAGACAATTCTTAGGTGGAAATGAAAAACCTGATGTTGATTCAATCGAAGGTTTAAGCCCCGCAATTTCAATTGACCAAAAGACTACATCTCATAACCCGAGATCAACTGTTGGAACTGTGACTGAAATTTATGATTACTTAAGATTGCTTTATGCAAGAGTTGGGACACCATATTGTATTAACGGTCATGGGCAAATACATGCTGCAACAATTAAAGAAATTATTAATAATATTAAAAGTACAACTGAAGATAATGAACAGGTTTATGTTTTATCTCCAGTTGTTAGAGATAAAAAAGGAACACATAAGGACTTACTAGCTAAATTGTTAGGTGAAGGTTTTATTAGAGTATCTATAAATGGTGAAATCAAAATGTTAGAAGAAGAAATCATTTTAGATAAAAATCAAAGACATAATATTGATATTGTTGTTGATCGTCTAATCTATCATAATGATGATGAAGTTCATTCAAGACTTTTCTCTGCAATTGAAATCGCTTTACAATATTCAAATAGTTTAGTGAAAATAAAATATCCTGAAACTGAAAATAAAGAAGATAATTTATTTTCAAACTCATACTCATGTAATGTTTGTGGATTTAACATACCAGAATTAGAACCAAGATTATTTTCATTTAATGCACCGTTAGGAGCATGTGGAGATTGTGATGGTTTAGGTGTAAGATTGGTTTCTGACCCAGAGCTAATAATTCCAGATAAATCTTTATCAATTAATCAAGGAGGAGTTGTTTACTTTAAAAACTTTTTAAATACAGATAATTTAGAGTGACAAAAATTTAAAATTTTATGTGATTACTATTACATTGATATGAATTTGCCAATTGATCAACTTACTAATAAACAAATTAAGGCAATTCTTAGAGGTAGTGAAGAACAAATTGAAATAAAACTATTAAGCAGTAGTGGAAGAAGATATGATTCATATGATTTTGTTGAAGGAGTTGCTGATTTAATTCAAAGAAGATATTTTGAAACAAAGTCTGAAGAAATTAGAAAATGATATACAAAATTTATGTCCTCAAGTGTTTGTCAGTCATGTGATGGAGCTAGATTAAACCCAACAGCATTATCAATAAAAATTGCTGATAAAAATATTTTTGATTTTACAAAAATGAGCATACAAGATGAATTAGAATTTATCTTAAATGTTGAATTAACTCAAACTCAAGCACAAATAGCAAACTTAGTTTTAACAGAAATTACAAATAGAATAAGTTTTTTAAATGAAGTTGGATTAGGTTATTTAGATTTAGCGAGAACTGCAACGACTTTATCTGGTGGAGAAGCACAAAGAATTAGGTTAGCAAAACAAATTGGTAGTCAACTGACAGGTATTTTATATGTACTTGATGAACCATCAATTGGATTACATCAAAGAGATAATGATAAACTGATAAAAACATTGAAACATTTAAGAGATCTTGGAAATACTTTAATAGTTGTTGAACATGACGAAGATACAATGAAAACAGCTGATTGAATTGTTGATGTTGGACCTCAAGCTGGTGAGCACGGAGGACAAATTACATTTAGTGGTACTTATGATGAAATATTAAAGTCAGACACAATTACGGGTAGATATTTATCTGGTAAAGAATCTATTCCTGTTCCTAAAAAACGTAGAAGTGGTAACGGACAAAAAATTGATATTGTAGGTGCAAGAGAAAATAACCTAAAAAATGTTAATGTCTCTATTCCATTAAATAAATTTATTGCAATCACAGGAGTAAGTGGTAGTGGTAAGTCAACTTTATTAGAAGATATTATTTATAAAGGTATAAGAAAAAATCTAGCAAGAGAAACAATAGTAACTGGAAAATTTAGTAAAATGAATGGTCTAGAAAATATTGATAAAGTTATTTTTATTTCACAAGAACCAATTGGTAAAACACCAAGATCAAACCCCGCAACTTACACAGGTGTATTTGATGACATAAGAGATTTATTTACAAATCTACCTGAAGCTAAAATTAGAGGATACAAAAAAGGGAGATTTTCATTTAACGTACCTGGTGGTAGATGTGAACATTGTTTTGGTGATGGTGTAATAACAATTTCAATGCAATTTATGCCAAGTGTTGAAGTGGTTTGTGAAATTTGTGAAGGAAAAAGATATAACGATGAAACTTTACAAGTTAAATTTAAAGAAAAAACAATAGCTGATGTTTTAAATATGACTGTTGAAACAGCTGCAGCCTTTTTTGAAAACATTCCAAGTATCAAAGATAAATTAGATACAATTCTTGAAGTTGGTTTAGGATATATAAGATTAGGTCAATCAGCTACAACCTTATCTGGTGGAGAAGCTCAAAGAATTAAGTTATCTACTTATTTACTAAAAAAACAAACAGGTAAAACAATGTTCTTATTAGATGAACCAACAACTGGTTTACATATTGATGATGTTAAAAGATTAGTTCATGTTTTAAATAAATTAGTAGACTTAGGAAACACTGTAGTAGCAATCGAACATAATTTAGACTTTATTAAAGTCGCTGACCATGTTATCGATTTAGGACCAGAAGGTGGAATTGGCGGTGGATTAATTGTTGCTGCTGGAACACCAGAACAAGTTGCTGATACAAAAGGTTCATATACGGGAACTTATTTAAAGGAATATTTATATAATGATTTCAGTAGATAA
- a CDS encoding bifunctional folylpolyglutamate synthase/dihydrofolate synthase: MISVDKFLIPIQQRFQNEYNLDKVLKQLNNIEKKIPTINVVGTNGKGSTSFFLSHGLKTKYKKVGLFISPAFLYHNERIQINNEPISDEDLKKYISKVEKFIKDYNLTFFEIWTLIAIMYFYDNKVDIAVIEAGIGGLKDSTNLFSNQIAAILTSVSFDHTEILGNKIEEIIDQKVGIVKENSTLYVSADNKEHFETIKNAIKVNASIIYSDKYEKEKIEYQKGNKGVVKNILQDLGIKDLSCLNLNSLTGRFTEIEFKEKKIIIDGAHNVDGVRALISSVSNKKDWTVLYGAIDGKEHQKILTMLDENFENVNITTFDFHKAWDIDLVNHINKVKNWKEFIDSSEKNIIICGSLYFIPLVYKYLLEK, translated from the coding sequence ATGATTTCAGTAGATAAGTTTTTAATACCTATTCAACAAAGATTTCAAAATGAATACAATTTAGATAAAGTTTTAAAACAATTAAATAATATTGAAAAGAAGATACCAACTATTAATGTGGTTGGGACAAATGGAAAAGGAAGCACTTCTTTTTTCTTGTCTCATGGGCTAAAAACAAAATATAAAAAAGTTGGATTATTTATTTCTCCAGCTTTCTTATATCACAATGAGAGAATTCAAATTAATAACGAACCAATAAGTGATGAAGATCTAAAAAAATATATTTCAAAAGTTGAAAAATTTATTAAAGATTACAATCTAACATTTTTTGAAATATGAACTTTAATAGCAATCATGTATTTTTATGATAACAAAGTTGATATTGCTGTAATTGAAGCAGGTATAGGTGGTTTAAAGGACTCAACAAATTTATTTTCAAATCAGATAGCAGCAATTTTAACATCTGTTTCATTTGATCACACAGAAATATTAGGTAATAAAATTGAAGAAATAATTGATCAAAAAGTTGGGATAGTAAAAGAAAATTCAACTTTATATGTTAGTGCAGATAATAAAGAGCATTTTGAAACTATTAAAAATGCAATTAAGGTTAATGCAAGCATTATATATTCTGATAAATATGAAAAAGAAAAAATTGAATACCAAAAAGGCAACAAAGGTGTTGTTAAAAATATACTTCAAGATTTAGGGATAAAAGATTTATCATGTTTAAATTTAAATTCGTTAACTGGTAGATTTACAGAAATAGAATTTAAAGAGAAAAAAATAATAATAGATGGTGCTCACAATGTAGACGGAGTTAGAGCACTTATTTCAAGTGTCAGCAATAAAAAAGATTGAACAGTTTTATATGGTGCAATTGATGGTAAAGAACATCAAAAAATATTAACAATGTTAGATGAGAATTTTGAAAATGTAAACATAACAACATTTGATTTTCATAAGGCCTGAGATATTGATTTAGTTAACCATATAAATAAAGTTAAAAATTGAAAAGAATTCATAGATTCTTCTGAAAAGAATATTATAATTTGTGGTAGTTTGTATTTTATACCGTTGGTTTATAAATATTTGTTAGAAAAATAG